TCACCCACCCCAGTGGGGGCGTGGTCAAGCGCTACCGCGTCAAGCTCCAGAAGCCCTTCGACCCCGCCATCATCCCCAAGCTCCTCAAGGGTGTGATCGACGAGGGTGAACACCTTTTCGCCCGCAAGATCATCCCCGCCACCGTGGGCGCGGAGGCCGACCATCGCGTCGAGGTCCACCTCGACCAGGGCCGCAAGCGCGAGATTCGCCGCCTCTTCGAGGCCTTCGGCTACCATGTCAAAAAGCTGAAGCGCTTCCAGATGGGCCAGCTCAAGATGAAGGGCCTCGGCCCCGGCGCCGTCAAGCCCCTCACCGAAAAGGAAATCGAGAGCCTCTTCGTCCACAAGGACTAGGATTTTTCGAGGCTGTTTTTTATCTGGGGCTACGTGCCCCAGACCTGCGGTGCGTGTCCGCACTCGACCTTAGATGCTGCGCATCATGCCAGCAAATAAATGCCACGCACCCGGGCAGCGAGCCTTTCCGGCTCCGTAGGGGCGCAGCCCCTCAGTCGGACCAAACGCCGAGCTTTTGCGAGCGATGGGGCAGAGCCCCATTAATAGCCAGCGGGTGTAACCCGCCTAGCGGGACTGGAGGCGGACCTTGGGCAGCTTGGCCTTGCGGGACTGGTCCATGACAAAGGTCACGAAGTGCAGCGGCACATCCTGGTCAGCCATGAGCAGCACCGAGGGCGGCTCCTTTTGCGCGGCCGCCTCATTAAAGGCGGTGACGAGCTCGTCTTCGCTTACGGGCTTATTATCGATAAAGTACTGCCCCTCGGTGTCGATGCCGACCATGAGCTGGATGATCTCCTTGTCCTTGCCCGCGGTCTCGATCTGCGGCGGGGTGATGTTCAAAACGTCCATGTTCTTGAACTGCATGGTCATCAAGAAGAAGAAAATGAGCACAATCAGCACGTCGATCAACGGCACGATGTTGATCTCGGTCTTTTTCCTGCGCTTTTGGATGTCCATCCGGCGAGCGAGTTAGGCCTTGGCGAGCTTGGACTTGGCGATGTCGATCATGCGCTCGACACCGACGTTGATCTGCGCGCTGAGCATGTCCACTCGGCGCGTCAGGTAGCTATTACCGACCAGCGCGGGGATGGCGATCGACAGACCCAGCATGGTCGTGCCCAGTGCCAGTGCGATCCCCTGCACAAACTGCGTGGGATCAGGCATGCCACTGGCCGGGTCGATGCCCTGAAAAACTTCGATCAGGCCCGTCACCGTACCCAGCAGGCCAAGCAGCGGCGCAGCCCCGACCACGATATCGAGGATGAACATCCCGCGCTCCAGCCGGGCGATCTCCAGTGCCGCAAAGGCCTTGAGTGCGTCCGGGTCCGGGGCATTGAGCTTGTAAAAGAAAAGAATGCGGCCACCGACGGAGTGCGGGTCGCCCTCCAGCTCCAGCACGTCGCCCGTCACGAAACTGTCCACCAGGTCCTTGGGGAGGATGCGCGAGCTGCGCAGCGCGATCAGGCGCTCAACGATAATAAAGACCGCCAAAACCGAGCACAGGCCCAGCGGCAGCAGAAAGGTCCAACCGATGTCGTGGAGAAAACTAATCATAAGCGGCAGAGAGTCCCAACCAACACGGGCTAAAACCCCGCCCCGCGCAAGGTTTTTCTGCGGGGCTGCGCACCCCGCGCCCACGGCAGGCGAAGCCTGCACTTTCGATGCTGCGCATCGTGTCAGCGATTAGTGAAACCAGCGCGCTGGTTTCACTAATCGCTGAGCAGAGCATCCAAACTGAACCGACTCATTAAGCAGTATCCGCCCCCGCGCAGTAGAAAACTGAAACATAAGGTGAACACAACGCGACAGCAGAGCCCTTCATTTTCGATAAAGGCCGAGTGCGTAGCACTCGGCCTTTATCGAAAATGCAAGCTTCGCTTGCCGCGGGTTTGGGGCGCGCAGCCCCAAGTAAACCCCGACTAGACGTAGTGGAGGCGGTCGGCGACGGCCTCGATGTCCTCAGGCTTGTTCAGCAGGAGGGCGAGCGGGTCCCATTCACCGGCCAGCAGGCCATCATGGGCGCTTTCGGCCAGAGTGATCGGGTAGCTGTTTTCGCCGGCGGTCACCGTCATTTTCTCCAGATCGATGGTGAGGGCCTTTTCCGGGTGCGCCTCGACGAACTGGGTCAGCGTGTGCAGTGTATTCTTGTCCACCGAGACACAGGGCATGCCCAGCGTGGTGGAGTTTCCGAAGAAAATCTCGGCATAGCTCAGGCCGATGATCGCACGGACACCAAACTTGTGCAGGCTCTGCGGGGCGTGCTCACGGGAGCTGCCGCAGCCGAAGTTCGAGCCCACGAGCATAATCGTGGCACCCTCGAAGCGCTTCTCATTGAGCGGATGCTGCTTCTTGTTGCCCTCGCCGTCGTAGCGCACGTCGTAAAAGGCGAACTCGCCCAGGCCGTCAAACGTGACGCACTTCATGAAGCGGGCCGGGATGATCCGGTCGGTGTCCACATCGTCACCCGGCACGGGAACGGCCCGTCCGGTGACCTTGGTGATCTTTTCCAAAGCTGCCATAGTATTACTCTCTTAAAATGTTTACGCGCTAACCGTTTCGGCGAAACCGAAGACCTCGCGGGCGTCGCAGACCTCGCCGGTAACGGCGGCGGCGGCGACCATGACCGGGCTCATCAGAATGGTGCGGCCAGTCGGGCTGCCCTGGCGGCCCTTGAAGTTGCGGTTCGAAGAGGAGGCGCTGAGCTGGTTGCCCTTGAGCTTGTCCGGGTTCATAGCCAGACACATGGAGCAGCCTGCGCCGCGCCACTCAAAGCCAGCCTCGCGGAAGACCTCGTCCAGGCCCTTTTCCTCGGCGATCTTGGCCACGACCTGCGAGCCGGGCACGCAGATGGCAGTGACGCCGGGAGCGACATGCTTGCCCTTGATGTACTTGGCGGCTTCCTCCAGGTCGCTCAGGCGGCCATTGGTGCAGGAGCCGATAAAGGCCACGTCGATCTTCGTGCCGCGGATGGGGGCACCCGGTGTGAGCGACATGTGCTCGAAGGCTTCAGCGGCGTTGGCGCGGTCCGTCCCATCCAGCTCGTCGAGCAGGGGCAGGTTTTCGTCGATAAAGACGGCCTGGCCGGGGTTGATGCCCCAGGTGACGGTCGGCTTGATGTCCTCGGCCTTGATGTTAACGACGTCGTCGTACTCGGCGTCCTTATCGCTGGCGTAGCTCTTCCACTTCTTGACCGCGTCTTCCCACTTGGCGCCGTTCGGCGTGTAGGGGCGGCCCTTGAGGTACTCGAAAGTCTTCTCGTCCGGGTTGACGTAGCCGCAGCGTGCGCCGCCCTCGATGGACATGTTACACACGGTCATGCGCTCCTCCATGGAGAAGTTGTCAAAGACTTCGCCGCCGTATTCGTAGGCGAAGCCGATCCCGCCGTTGACGCCCAGCAGGCGGATGATGTGCAGGATCACGTCCTTGGCGTAGACGCCGGGGGCGAGCTTGCCGTCCACATTGATGCGGCGAACCTTGAGCGGGCTCAGCGCCATAGTCTGAGTGGCCAGCACGTCGCGCACCTGGCTGGTGCCGATCCCGAAGGCGATGGCCCCGAAGGCGCCGTGCGTGGCGGTGTGGCTGTCCCCACAGGCGATCGTAGTACCCGGCTGGGTGATGCCCTGCTCCGGCCCGACGATGTGCACGACACCCTGCTTACCGGTGTTCGTGTCAAAGAAAGTGATCCCAAACTCCTTGGTGTTCTTGCGCAGGGCCTCGATCATAGCCTGGGCCAGCGGGTCGCTGTAGGGCTCGACCAGTTCGTTGGTCGGCACGATGTGGTCCACGGTCGCAAAGGTGCGGCTGGGGTACTTGACGGTCAGTCCGAGGTCGCGGAGCATCCCAAAGGCCTGCGGCGAGGTCACCTCGTGAATGAGGTGCGTGCCGATGAACAATTGCGTCTGCCCATTAGGCAGCTTACGCACGGCGTGGTCTTCCCAGACTTTATGAAACAAGGTCTTACCCATAAGAACCGGTCAATAAATACGCGCACCGCCCCCTTGTCAAACACGTGTTGCGGGACTTCGTGCGGTCGCGGGGATAGTTTCGGCCAGCCTAACGGCTTGTTCACCAGAGAAAAAACACGCCCCTCACGTGAACGCCCCTGTTTACATGTTCTGCGTAGCGGATTGAAGGGGTAGGAACGCAGTGCCGCAGGGGCAGAGCCTCTCTATCGGATCAAACGCCGAGCGTTTGCTCCGGGATCATCCCCTACCCCCGTAGAAATACCAACCCAAGCCAATGAAGAACAGGAAGTTACCGTACAGGGCATGCTCGATGGTGACGAGCGCCAGCGAGCGGGTCTTGGCGTAGGTGGAGGCGAAGATCAGCCCGCCCACGAAGCTCAGGGTCGGGGCCACCGGGTTGATGAACAGCACGTGCGCGTAGGCGAAGACGACCGCGCTAGCCCCGACGATGGCCCACTGCGCCGGGAAAAACAGCTGGTAGCGGGCGAAAAAGAAGGTGCAGAAAATGAACTCCTGCGGCAGGGCCGACAGCAACGGGTACGCCACGAACAGGATCAGCATGAACCCCGCCTTTTCGCGCGGCAGGTAGAGCATCCGCCCCGGATCGTAGAAGTACAGAAATGCCACCATCGCAGCCGCCACCAGCACAAAACGAGGCAGGATGACCCGCAGGTTCGCCCAGTTGACCTCGCCCCAGCGCCAGACCTCGCCCCACCCCCGGTGAAACTTCAGCCGATAAACGATTCCGCAGTACAGCGCCGCCGCCCACAGAAACAGCAACATCTCCGCCGCCAGCCGGTACACGATAATCACCGTCGGCAGCCCCACGCACAGAAGCAGGAACTCGAGGGCGAGAATCAGACGGCTCCGAGAAGACATAGAAAGCATATCTAGATATCTAGTGCTTCAATCGACAATTATAGGGCGCTAGTAATCTTTAGATACTCGATCGTAATCGCTCGCGCAGGTCAAAAATTCATCCCCCCACCCATTGTCTGTTGATATGTCCTGAATGGGGCCAGTTGGGGCAAACAACATCTCAAGGTGTTTCACATCAAAGCCAATACCGGACTCAACGTCGTTGATCGCTGAACGCAAATCCACACAAACCTCTTCTCGGCTGAGGTTTGCCCACATTGAACCATCGGAAGTCTCAATGCGTGCAATCACTTCATTCAAACACCGCCTGAAGGAGGCAATATCCTTTGGAATCCTCCTCAGCTTACGCATAATCAAGCTCCTCAGCCCTCTTTCTTCGCCCAGGAGTCGCGGAGGGTGACGGTGCGGTTGAAGATCGGCTTGCTGCCGGGGACGTGATCCTTGCTGTCCGGGGTGAAGTACCCGATGCGCTCGAACTGGAAGTGCTGATCCGCCTCGGCGGTAGCCAGCGCGGGCTCGACGTAGGCCGTCACGGTCTGGAGCGAGTCCGGGTTGACGAAGTCCGTAAAGGGCCGGTCCTTGTCCGCCTCGGGCTTTTCCACCGAAAAGAGCCGGTCAAAGAGCCGCACCTCGGTCTTCACCGCATGCTCGGCACTGACCCAGTGGATGACGCCCTTGACCTTGCGGTCCTCGGGGTTGGAGTGAAGGGTTTCCAGGTCCGCCGTGCACAGCACGCGGGTGATGTTGCCCTCGGCGTCCTTTTCGACTGACTCGGCCTTGATGATGTAGCCGTAGCGCAGGCGCACTTCGCCGCCCAGTTTTAAGCGGAAATACTTGCGGTTGGCCTCCTCGCGGAAGTCATCGCGCTCGATCAGCAAGCGCCCCGTAAAGGGTACCTTGCGCGTACCGGCGGCCTCGTCCTCAGGGTTATTGACTGCGTCCACCTCGACCACCTGTCCCTCGGGCCAGTTGGTGATGACGACCTCGATCGGGTCCAGCACGGCCATGCGGCGCTCGGCGGAGCGGTTGAGCTCGTCACGGGCGGCGTACTCCAGCAGCGCGATGTCGCTGGTGGAGTTAAACTTCGTCAGCCCCACCCGGTCGATAAAGGTGCGTACGGCCTGCGGGGGGATGCCCCGGCGGCGCATCCCCGACAGCGTCGGCATGCGCGGGTCGTCCCAGCCAGAGACGAAGCCCTCCTCGACCAGCGTACGCAGCTTGCGCTTACTCACGACGGTGTAGTTGAGGTTCAGGCGGGCAAACTCGGTCTGTTTGGAGGGGAAAATCTCGAGCTTTTCGATGAACCAGTCGTAGAGCGGGCGGTGATCCTCGAACTCCAGCGAGCACAGCGAGTGCGTGATGCCCTCCAGCGAGTCACTCTGCCCGTGGGTAAAGTCGTAGCTCGGGTAGATACACCACTTGTCGCCGGTGCGGTGGTGGTGCATGCGCTTGATGCGGTACATGACCGGGTCGCGCAGGTTCATATTCGGGGCGCCCATGTCGATCTTGGCGCGCAGGACCATGGCCCCGTCCTCAAACTCACCCGCACGCATGCGAGCGAACTTGTCCAGACTCTCCTCGGCGGGACGGTCACGGTACGGGCTATCCACGCCGGGCTCGGTCAACGAGCCGCGGTTCTTGCGGATATCGTCGGGGCTCTGCTCGTCCACGTAGGCGAGGCCCTTGCTGATCAGATCGCAGGCCCAGGTGTAGAGCTGCTCAAAGTAGTCGCTCGCGTAGCACTCCTGGTCCCACTCAAAGCCCAGCCAGCGGATGTCGGTCTTGATCGCGTTGACAAACTCCTGGCTCTCCTTCTCGGGGTTGGTGTCGTCAAAGCGCAGGTTGCACTTGCCGCCAAACTCCTCGGCGATGCCGAAGTTCAGGCACACGGCCTTGGCGTGGCCGATTTGCAGGTAGCCGTTGGGCTCCGGGGGGAAGCGCGTATGCACGCGCCCACCGTGCTTGCCCGCCGCGACGTCTTCGGCGATCATCTGGCGGATAAAGTCCTTCGGCTTGTCTGTCGTCTCGCTCATAGGGAATCCTACAAGGAAATCGTAACCGGCCCGCTTGTCCAACCCATTTCACGCCCCGGCGCCAAAACCCGCCCCGCTGGCCCACGGGCCGAGGCTACTCCCCTGCCCGGCCGAAGACGTTCCTCACCGCCTCCAGATAGCCGTACCCGTGCTCCGTATCGGGCTCCAGACAGGAACCCTCGGTCCACTCGTTCCAGCAGGACAGATGGAGCAGATCACTGCTTGCCTGCCCCGAGGCCATAAACTCACGGGTCTTCGCCAGCACTTTCTCGAAGCGCTCGGGGGTGTTTCCGGTCACGACCGTCCCAAAGGGATAGTCGATGTTGTCGAACATGTCGGACTGCACCGTACGCGGGCTACAGTCCCAGCCCTGCAGGACCACCGGGCTATACGGCACACACAGCGAGGAGCTGCGCGCAACCTGCTCGGCGTAGTTGCGCTCGGCCCATAGATCATAGTCGATAGCCGGAAAAACATCGTTCTTGTACCCCCAGCTGTACTCCGAGCACATGTCGAAGCCAGCAGCGCGGATCAGAGCGTTGGCAGCCTCGGCACCTCCTTGCGCCATGAGATTGCCCGCGTTGGCATCAAAGGTCACCTCGCCCAGCCCGGCCTTGGCGACACGATCCCGGAAGTCCCGCAACAGCAGCCGCGCCACCTCGGGGCCGCCCATATCCTTGATCATCTGTGCGGGGCGGAACACCGAGAAGTAAAGGCGTCCGTCCACCCGCAGGTAGTTGGGCTGGCTGAAGTAGTGCTCGATGCAGTGATTGGTGCAGGCGATGAAAATCGCCGGGGACACCTCGCCGGTCCAGACGATATCGCCCGGCTGGCGGTAGTTACCCGGATGCGA
This genomic interval from Ruficoccus sp. ZRK36 contains the following:
- a CDS encoding biopolymer transporter ExbD, encoding MDIQKRRKKTEINIVPLIDVLIVLIFFFLMTMQFKNMDVLNITPPQIETAGKDKEIIQLMVGIDTEGQYFIDNKPVSEDELVTAFNEAAAQKEPPSVLLMADQDVPLHFVTFVMDQSRKAKLPKVRLQSR
- a CDS encoding MotA/TolQ/ExbB proton channel family protein, yielding MISFLHDIGWTFLLPLGLCSVLAVFIIVERLIALRSSRILPKDLVDSFVTGDVLELEGDPHSVGGRILFFYKLNAPDPDALKAFAALEIARLERGMFILDIVVGAAPLLGLLGTVTGLIEVFQGIDPASGMPDPTQFVQGIALALGTTMLGLSIAIPALVGNSYLTRRVDMLSAQINVGVERMIDIAKSKLAKA
- the leuD gene encoding 3-isopropylmalate dehydratase small subunit — translated: MAALEKITKVTGRAVPVPGDDVDTDRIIPARFMKCVTFDGLGEFAFYDVRYDGEGNKKQHPLNEKRFEGATIMLVGSNFGCGSSREHAPQSLHKFGVRAIIGLSYAEIFFGNSTTLGMPCVSVDKNTLHTLTQFVEAHPEKALTIDLEKMTVTAGENSYPITLAESAHDGLLAGEWDPLALLLNKPEDIEAVADRLHYV
- the leuC gene encoding 3-isopropylmalate dehydratase large subunit, whose amino-acid sequence is MGKTLFHKVWEDHAVRKLPNGQTQLFIGTHLIHEVTSPQAFGMLRDLGLTVKYPSRTFATVDHIVPTNELVEPYSDPLAQAMIEALRKNTKEFGITFFDTNTGKQGVVHIVGPEQGITQPGTTIACGDSHTATHGAFGAIAFGIGTSQVRDVLATQTMALSPLKVRRINVDGKLAPGVYAKDVILHIIRLLGVNGGIGFAYEYGGEVFDNFSMEERMTVCNMSIEGGARCGYVNPDEKTFEYLKGRPYTPNGAKWEDAVKKWKSYASDKDAEYDDVVNIKAEDIKPTVTWGINPGQAVFIDENLPLLDELDGTDRANAAEAFEHMSLTPGAPIRGTKIDVAFIGSCTNGRLSDLEEAAKYIKGKHVAPGVTAICVPGSQVVAKIAEEKGLDEVFREAGFEWRGAGCSMCLAMNPDKLKGNQLSASSSNRNFKGRQGSPTGRTILMSPVMVAAAAVTGEVCDAREVFGFAETVSA
- a CDS encoding CPBP family intramembrane glutamic endopeptidase, yielding MSSRSRLILALEFLLLCVGLPTVIIVYRLAAEMLLFLWAAALYCGIVYRLKFHRGWGEVWRWGEVNWANLRVILPRFVLVAAAMVAFLYFYDPGRMLYLPREKAGFMLILFVAYPLLSALPQEFIFCTFFFARYQLFFPAQWAIVGASAVVFAYAHVLFINPVAPTLSFVGGLIFASTYAKTRSLALVTIEHALYGNFLFFIGLGWYFYGGRG
- a CDS encoding glutamine--tRNA ligase/YqeY domain fusion protein translates to MSETTDKPKDFIRQMIAEDVAAGKHGGRVHTRFPPEPNGYLQIGHAKAVCLNFGIAEEFGGKCNLRFDDTNPEKESQEFVNAIKTDIRWLGFEWDQECYASDYFEQLYTWACDLISKGLAYVDEQSPDDIRKNRGSLTEPGVDSPYRDRPAEESLDKFARMRAGEFEDGAMVLRAKIDMGAPNMNLRDPVMYRIKRMHHHRTGDKWCIYPSYDFTHGQSDSLEGITHSLCSLEFEDHRPLYDWFIEKLEIFPSKQTEFARLNLNYTVVSKRKLRTLVEEGFVSGWDDPRMPTLSGMRRRGIPPQAVRTFIDRVGLTKFNSTSDIALLEYAARDELNRSAERRMAVLDPIEVVITNWPEGQVVEVDAVNNPEDEAAGTRKVPFTGRLLIERDDFREEANRKYFRLKLGGEVRLRYGYIIKAESVEKDAEGNITRVLCTADLETLHSNPEDRKVKGVIHWVSAEHAVKTEVRLFDRLFSVEKPEADKDRPFTDFVNPDSLQTVTAYVEPALATAEADQHFQFERIGYFTPDSKDHVPGSKPIFNRTVTLRDSWAKKEG
- a CDS encoding glycoside hydrolase family 99-like domain-containing protein, with protein sequence MKRPTICTYYFPNWHVDPRNEKYHGKGWTEWRVAQYATPRFDGHEQPRVPLWGYEDEADPAVMAKKIKAATDHGIDAFIFDWYYDSNGPFRERCLQEGFLPAANCQDIKFAFMWANHGHPYSHPGNYRQPGDIVWTGEVSPAIFIACTNHCIEHYFSQPNYLRVDGRLYFSVFRPAQMIKDMGGPEVARLLLRDFRDRVAKAGLGEVTFDANAGNLMAQGGAEAANALIRAAGFDMCSEYSWGYKNDVFPAIDYDLWAERNYAEQVARSSSLCVPYSPVVLQGWDCSPRTVQSDMFDNIDYPFGTVVTGNTPERFEKVLAKTREFMASGQASSDLLHLSCWNEWTEGSCLEPDTEHGYGYLEAVRNVFGRAGE